Proteins from one Cryptomeria japonica chromosome 4, Sugi_1.0, whole genome shotgun sequence genomic window:
- the LOC131066622 gene encoding protochlorophyllide reductase isoform X1, which yields MASISGTFHQSAIKSSLSRTFPLPKEGARDSVFLGVSPVEYGKQEFSSPAIGGKQRTLKRNTHILKIRAQTVAAPANTQEAPESKKTARKGNVIITGASSGLGLATAKALGESGKWHIIMACRDFLKAERAAKSVGIPKENYTVIHVDLSSLESVRQFVDNFRRSGRPLDVLVCNAAVYLPTAKEPRFTAEGYELSVGTNHLGHFLLSRLLIEDMKKSDSSSKRVIIVGSITGNTNTLAGNVPPKANLGDLRGLAGGLNGVNSSSMIDGGEFDGAKAYKDSKVCNMLTMQEFHRRYHEDTGITFASLYPGCIATTGLFREHIPLFRILFPPFQKYITKGYVSEEEAGQRLAKVVGDPSLSKSGVYWSWNKDRASFENQLSKEASDAEKARKLWEVSEKLVGLA from the exons ATGGCTTCTATTTCAGGAACTTTTCATCAATCGGCCATTAAATCTTCTCTATCCCGAACATTTCCTCTGCCAAAGGAG GGAGCCAGGGACTCTGTTTTTCTGGGCGTATCACCGGTGGAATATGGGAAGCAAGAATTCAGTTCACCTGCTATCGGAGGCAAG CAGAGAACATTAAAAAGGAATACCCATATCCTTAAAATTAGGGCACAGACCGTGGCTGCGCCAGCGAATACACAGGAAGCCCCAGAGAGTAAAAAGACGGCAAGAAAGGGTAATGTTATTATAACAGGTGCATCCTCTGGTTTAGGGCTTGCTACTGCTAAAGCTCTCGGAGAGTCTGGGAAATGGCATATTATTATGGCTTGTAGAGATTTCCTCAAGGCAGAGAGGGCTGCAAAATCTGTTGGGATTCCTAAAGAGAATTACACAGTCATTCACGTGGATTTGTCTTCTTTAGAAAGTGTAAGACAGTTTGTCGATAACTTTAGGCGGTCTGGAAGGCCACTAGATGTGTTGGTTTGTAATGCTGCAGTTTATTTGCCCACTGCCAAGGAACCAAGGTTCACAGCTGAGGGATATGAGTTGAGTGTGGGCACAAACCATCTGGGTCACTTTCTGTTATCCCGATTGCTGATAGAGGACATGAAAAAATCAGATTCCAGTTCAAAGAGGGTCATAATTGTAGGATCAATTACAG GTAATACAAATACTCTTGCCGGAAATGTTCCACCCAAGGCTAATCTTGGTGATCTCAGAGGGCTCGCTGGTGGTTTGAATGGAGTCAATAGCTCATCCATGATTGATGGGGGTGAGTTTGATGGAGCCAAAGCATATAAGGACAGTAAAGTCTGTAACATGTTAACCATGCAGGAATTTCACAGACGCTATCATGAAGACACTGGCATCACATTTGCATCATTATACCCAGGGTGTATTGCTACTACAGGGTTGTTCCGTGAGCATATTCCTCTGTTCAggattctttttccaccctttcaGAAATATATAACTAAAGGATATGTTTCAGAGGAAGAAGCAGGACAAAGACTTGCAAAG GTGGTTGGTGATCCAAGTTTGAGCAAATCAGGTGTTTATTGGAGCTGGAACAAAGACCGTGCTTCGTTTGAGAATCAGTTATCTAAAGAAGCCAGTGATGCTGAGAAAGCTAGAAAATTATGGGAAGTTAGTGAGAAGCTTGTAGGACTTGCTTGA
- the LOC131066622 gene encoding protochlorophyllide reductase isoform X2: MASISGTFHQSAIKSSLSRTFPLPKEGARDSVFLGVSPVEYGKQEFSSPAIGGKRTLKRNTHILKIRAQTVAAPANTQEAPESKKTARKGNVIITGASSGLGLATAKALGESGKWHIIMACRDFLKAERAAKSVGIPKENYTVIHVDLSSLESVRQFVDNFRRSGRPLDVLVCNAAVYLPTAKEPRFTAEGYELSVGTNHLGHFLLSRLLIEDMKKSDSSSKRVIIVGSITGNTNTLAGNVPPKANLGDLRGLAGGLNGVNSSSMIDGGEFDGAKAYKDSKVCNMLTMQEFHRRYHEDTGITFASLYPGCIATTGLFREHIPLFRILFPPFQKYITKGYVSEEEAGQRLAKVVGDPSLSKSGVYWSWNKDRASFENQLSKEASDAEKARKLWEVSEKLVGLA; encoded by the exons ATGGCTTCTATTTCAGGAACTTTTCATCAATCGGCCATTAAATCTTCTCTATCCCGAACATTTCCTCTGCCAAAGGAG GGAGCCAGGGACTCTGTTTTTCTGGGCGTATCACCGGTGGAATATGGGAAGCAAGAATTCAGTTCACCTGCTATCGGAGGCAAG AGAACATTAAAAAGGAATACCCATATCCTTAAAATTAGGGCACAGACCGTGGCTGCGCCAGCGAATACACAGGAAGCCCCAGAGAGTAAAAAGACGGCAAGAAAGGGTAATGTTATTATAACAGGTGCATCCTCTGGTTTAGGGCTTGCTACTGCTAAAGCTCTCGGAGAGTCTGGGAAATGGCATATTATTATGGCTTGTAGAGATTTCCTCAAGGCAGAGAGGGCTGCAAAATCTGTTGGGATTCCTAAAGAGAATTACACAGTCATTCACGTGGATTTGTCTTCTTTAGAAAGTGTAAGACAGTTTGTCGATAACTTTAGGCGGTCTGGAAGGCCACTAGATGTGTTGGTTTGTAATGCTGCAGTTTATTTGCCCACTGCCAAGGAACCAAGGTTCACAGCTGAGGGATATGAGTTGAGTGTGGGCACAAACCATCTGGGTCACTTTCTGTTATCCCGATTGCTGATAGAGGACATGAAAAAATCAGATTCCAGTTCAAAGAGGGTCATAATTGTAGGATCAATTACAG GTAATACAAATACTCTTGCCGGAAATGTTCCACCCAAGGCTAATCTTGGTGATCTCAGAGGGCTCGCTGGTGGTTTGAATGGAGTCAATAGCTCATCCATGATTGATGGGGGTGAGTTTGATGGAGCCAAAGCATATAAGGACAGTAAAGTCTGTAACATGTTAACCATGCAGGAATTTCACAGACGCTATCATGAAGACACTGGCATCACATTTGCATCATTATACCCAGGGTGTATTGCTACTACAGGGTTGTTCCGTGAGCATATTCCTCTGTTCAggattctttttccaccctttcaGAAATATATAACTAAAGGATATGTTTCAGAGGAAGAAGCAGGACAAAGACTTGCAAAG GTGGTTGGTGATCCAAGTTTGAGCAAATCAGGTGTTTATTGGAGCTGGAACAAAGACCGTGCTTCGTTTGAGAATCAGTTATCTAAAGAAGCCAGTGATGCTGAGAAAGCTAGAAAATTATGGGAAGTTAGTGAGAAGCTTGTAGGACTTGCTTGA